The following are encoded together in the Culex pipiens pallens isolate TS chromosome 1, TS_CPP_V2, whole genome shotgun sequence genome:
- the LOC120424532 gene encoding thioredoxin domain-containing protein 5 homolog: MLLPLKPVRLLLTVGCLATAFFLVAAHEEDTTSVQLTKDNFQSEVDGTNYFVMFFAPWCGHCKKLAPIWSKLAEAKNDDSAAQVKIGRVDCTTDGDLCSEQDVTGYPTLKFFKSNSASDDSVKYRGGRDLDSFNAFIREQLGLEDDDSEETVAEPPKPVSPLVELTDDTFAKHISSGKHFVKFFAPWCGHCTKLAPTWEELAKTLEHDTSISISKIDCTQYRPICTDFEVKGYPTLLWIEDGKKIEKYSGSRSHEELKAYVSKMAGGISVDEAAADAVDAADKDNTSVVLQLSQPDFQHAIDKGVTFVKFYAPWCGHCMRLAPTWEQLAEKFVGSDQVKIAKVDCTLEVNKELCGEQEVNGFPTIFLYRGGEKLGEYNGNRSLEDLHDFVTRHLGTDHDEL, translated from the exons ATGCTGCTGCCACTGAAACCGGTTCGCCTACTGCTGACGGTAGGATGTTTGGCCACGGCTTTCTTCCTGGTGGCCGCACATGAGGAGGACACCACCAGCGTCCAGCTTACGAAGGACAACTTCCAGTCGGAAGTAGATGGTACCAACTACTTTGTCATGTTCTTTGCCCCCTG GTGTGGCCACTGCAAGAAGTTAGCCCCGATTTGGTCCAAGCTTGCTGAGGCCAAGAACGACGACAGCGCCGCCCAGGTCAAGATCGGTCGCGTGGACTGCACGACCGACGGCGATTTGTGCTCGGAGCAGGACGTCACCGGCTACCCGACGCTCAAGTTCTTCAAGAGCAATTCCGCGTCGGACGATTCGGTCAAGTACCGTGGCGGGCGGGATTTGGACTCGTTCAACGCTTTTATTCGCGAGCAGCTGGGCCTGGAGGATGACGACTCGGAGGAAACCGTGGCCGAGCCTCCGAAGCCGGTTTCGCCGCTGGTTGAGCTGACCGACGACACTTTTGCCAAGCACATCTCCAGCGGAAAGCATTTCGTCAAATTCTTCGCCCCGTGGTGCGGCCACTGCACCAAGCTTGCGCCGACCTGGGAGGAACTGGCCAAGACCCTAGAGCACGACACTTCGATTAGCATTTCCAAGATCGACTGCACCCAGTATCGGCCGATCTGTACCGACTTCGAGGTTAAGGGCTACCCGACGCTGCTGTGGATCGAAGACGGCAAGAAGATCGAAAAGTACTCCGGTTCCCGTTCACACGAGGAACTGAAGGCGTACGTTTCCAAAATGGCCGGTGGAATTAGCGTTGACGAAGCGGCCGCCGATGCCGTCGACGCCGCGGACAAGGACAACACTTCGGTTGTGCTGCAGCTGTCCCAGCCCGACTTCCAGCACGCCATCGATAAGGGCGTCACGTTCGTCAAGTTCTACGCGCCCTGGTGTGGCCACTGTATGCGTCTGGCCCCAACCTGGGAGCAACTGGCGGAGAAGTTTGTCGGTTCCGACCAGGTCAAGATCGCCAAGGTGGACTGCACCCTGGAGGTGAACAAGGAACTTTGCGGCGAGCAGGAGGTGAACGGATTCCCGACCATCTTCCTGTATCGCGGCGGCGAGAAGCTCGGCGAATACAACGGAAACCGTTCGCTGGAGGATCTGCACGATTTCGTTACCCGGCACCTGGGCACCGATCACGACGAGCTGTAA